A window of Caldivirga sp. contains these coding sequences:
- a CDS encoding ABC transporter permease → MSSMAVYVTRRIINMLITLLLLIAIVFTLIHVLAPSPYALARIWVGARVTQQALQAVIKAYGLDKPLYIQFINYVADVFTGNFGVDTMFKKPVLEVMAMYLPYTLQLVLSSTVVALIIGIFTGAVAGAKKDTSTDYAIRITYLVTWSMPPFLVAILLQLLIAYYLGLLPATGIVNPIYTPPKPITGWPLLDAAIEHDWPYFVSMIRHLILPATSLALVSFGLITRLMRNTMIDVINKDYIRTAIMKGLPDRSIIYKHAMRNALIPIVTIAVLAFATSIAGAVVIEDIFQYHGMGWFTTQALFNLDYPTILGFTFIVGISIMVANLVADLLYAVIDPRIRLE, encoded by the coding sequence ATGTCTTCGATGGCAGTTTATGTTACTAGGAGGATCATAAACATGCTCATTACGTTACTGCTTTTAATAGCCATAGTTTTCACGCTCATTCACGTGCTTGCACCATCACCGTATGCATTAGCGAGGATATGGGTTGGAGCCAGGGTTACGCAACAGGCACTTCAAGCGGTTATTAAGGCTTATGGGCTTGATAAGCCACTTTACATACAATTCATAAACTATGTAGCCGATGTGTTTACAGGTAATTTTGGCGTTGATACAATGTTTAAGAAGCCTGTCCTGGAGGTAATGGCCATGTACTTACCTTATACTCTTCAACTTGTCCTATCCAGTACAGTGGTAGCTCTCATCATTGGTATATTCACTGGTGCAGTGGCTGGCGCCAAGAAGGATACTAGTACTGATTATGCAATAAGGATAACGTACTTGGTTACGTGGTCAATGCCCCCATTCCTAGTAGCCATACTACTGCAGCTGCTGATTGCCTACTACCTTGGCTTACTACCAGCCACAGGTATAGTTAACCCAATATACACTCCACCTAAGCCTATTACTGGATGGCCACTGTTGGATGCAGCAATTGAACATGATTGGCCATACTTCGTCAGTATGATTAGGCATTTAATACTACCAGCCACTTCCCTAGCTCTAGTCTCCTTCGGATTAATAACCAGGTTAATGAGAAACACTATGATAGACGTCATTAATAAGGATTACATAAGGACAGCAATAATGAAGGGCTTACCTGATAGGAGCATAATATATAAGCATGCGATGAGAAATGCTTTAATACCCATAGTAACCATTGCAGTGCTCGCCTTCGCCACCTCAATAGCTGGCGCAGTGGTTATTGAGGATATATTTCAGTACCATGGCATGGGGTGGTTCACCACGCAGGCATTATTCAACTTAGATTACCCAACAATACTTGGCTTCACGTTCATAGTGGGTATATCAATAATGGTGGCTAACCTAGTGGCTGACTTACTTTACGCAGTTATTGATCCAAGAATAAGGCTTGAGTAG
- a CDS encoding DsrE family protein has translation MSENKGKVIFFTTISPSEEDRLQAMLRIALIASSLGYEVFIYLALYSVMIIKRSVFEKLSEGVRNMLIDAMRKNVRIMACKVAMESFNVKEGDIISGIIVAEPGDLLNIAKNAITLSW, from the coding sequence ATGAGCGAGAATAAAGGTAAGGTTATTTTCTTCACTACAATATCTCCATCAGAAGAGGATAGGCTTCAAGCAATGCTAAGAATCGCGTTAATTGCATCATCACTAGGTTATGAGGTTTTCATTTACCTTGCATTATACTCAGTAATGATTATTAAGAGGAGTGTATTTGAAAAGCTAAGTGAAGGCGTAAGAAATATGTTAATTGACGCCATGAGGAAGAATGTTAGGATTATGGCGTGTAAAGTAGCAATGGAGAGTTTTAATGTTAAGGAAGGGGACATAATAAGTGGTATCATAGTGGCAGAGCCAGGGGATCTCCTTAATATTGCTAAGAATGCTATTACTCTCTCCTGGTAA
- a CDS encoding PH domain-containing protein, with protein MILRPVVTKTLIKALIPLLIILPLLNLSRLTSLLIFTSIYWMMIVVYVLFKRAHSYEITSDYIEFKGLMNRGMRVKYWDIEDVFVSQGPLARLFNCGSVIIVTSSRNWQVVVIGSGYGVRLWDVREPWSVQRLIISRLREMGYHQ; from the coding sequence ATGATTCTAAGACCAGTTGTTACTAAGACATTGATTAAGGCTCTTATACCACTACTAATCATTTTACCATTATTGAATTTAAGTAGGTTAACTTCACTGCTTATTTTCACATCAATATACTGGATGATGATTGTGGTCTACGTATTATTTAAGCGTGCTCATTCTTATGAAATAACCAGCGACTATATTGAGTTTAAGGGACTAATGAACAGGGGGATGAGGGTTAAGTATTGGGATATTGAGGATGTATTCGTTTCACAGGGCCCATTGGCTAGGTTATTTAACTGCGGCTCAGTCATTATAGTGACCTCCAGTAGAAACTGGCAAGTGGTAGTAATTGGGAGTGGTTATGGTGTGAGGCTTTGGGATGTGAGGGAACCTTGGAGTGTGCAGAGACTTATTATTAGTAGGCTGAGGGAAATGGGTTATCATCAATAG
- a CDS encoding ABC transporter ATP-binding protein: MPEVLIKTEGLTKWFLAKKYGLLEKIFREKPVYVRAVDKVDIIVERTLTTALVGESGSGKTTLGRLLTTLETPTAGKIFFDSIDVTSLKGGDLKKFRSRVQMVFQDPYSSLDPRMKIRDIIAEPLLARGVKGRELRERVLKIMEEVGLEQSLAERRPSDLSGGQRQRVAVARAVISNPEFIVLDEPTSALDVSTQSQVLNLLAELQERHKLTYLLITHNISVARYLSDRIMVMYMGKIVESGETSSVLKEPQHPYTQALIESIPDVGKKDLKPPTGEVGSLINPPSGCRFHPRCPFAMDICRREEPPMIEVKKGIYVACWLYAKR; this comes from the coding sequence ATGCCTGAAGTGTTGATTAAGACTGAGGGGTTAACTAAGTGGTTTTTAGCTAAGAAGTATGGGTTATTGGAGAAGATTTTCAGAGAGAAGCCAGTATATGTTAGGGCTGTGGATAAAGTTGACATAATTGTGGAGAGGACTTTGACAACAGCCCTTGTTGGTGAGAGTGGTAGTGGTAAGACAACCCTCGGTAGGTTATTAACAACACTGGAAACACCTACGGCTGGTAAAATATTCTTTGATAGTATTGATGTTACTTCCCTTAAGGGCGGTGACTTGAAGAAGTTTAGGTCAAGGGTTCAAATGGTCTTCCAGGATCCATACTCAAGCCTAGATCCAAGGATGAAGATTAGAGACATTATTGCTGAACCCCTACTCGCTAGGGGGGTTAAGGGAAGGGAATTGAGGGAAAGGGTACTTAAGATCATGGAGGAAGTTGGGCTTGAGCAATCCCTTGCTGAAAGGAGACCAAGTGACCTTAGTGGTGGGCAGAGGCAGAGGGTGGCTGTTGCTAGGGCAGTGATAAGTAATCCTGAGTTCATTGTCCTTGATGAACCAACCTCTGCGCTTGACGTATCCACTCAATCGCAGGTACTTAACCTGTTGGCTGAGTTGCAGGAAAGGCATAAGTTAACTTACTTATTAATAACGCATAACATATCTGTGGCAAGATACCTCAGTGATAGGATAATGGTAATGTACATGGGTAAGATTGTGGAGTCCGGTGAAACATCAAGTGTATTAAAGGAGCCTCAACACCCCTATACTCAAGCCCTCATAGAATCAATACCAGATGTTGGGAAGAAGGATTTAAAGCCACCTACTGGTGAAGTAGGTAGCCTAATTAATCCACCTAGTGGTTGTAGATTCCACCCAAGGTGCCCATTCGCCATGGATATTTGCCGCAGGGAGGAGCCACCCATGATTGAGGTTAAGAAGGGCATATACGTGGCATGCTGGCTATATGCAAAGAGGTAG
- a CDS encoding ABC transporter permease, translating into MSVAVFENPKLTLRVLLRNPLSAIGLIIIALFLVWSIIEGSLQIIGSVTRHPSLGWVLLPHNPMAVNLAAGNEPPSFKYLLGTNAEGQDILSRILYAAPIDASVSIITVLSAIVIGGLLGILAGYYGGWIDELISRITDAFLSIPGLILLLALTILIGSGYFQSMMALIIVWWPIYARLSRAQTLSIKSRYFIDSARLSGLGDFWILMRHVFPNIIDPVLAYATLDFGNVILTYATLGFLGIGIKPPTPEWGEMVSAGLNELPAYWWTSIFPGLVITIIALSFALVGDGLQDILVGRINY; encoded by the coding sequence ATGTCCGTTGCTGTTTTTGAGAACCCTAAATTAACCCTGAGGGTGCTTCTAAGGAATCCATTATCAGCAATAGGCTTAATCATAATTGCGCTCTTCCTAGTATGGTCCATCATTGAGGGGTCACTCCAGATAATTGGTTCAGTGACTAGGCATCCAAGCCTAGGCTGGGTCCTACTGCCTCATAACCCAATGGCAGTTAACCTAGCTGCTGGTAATGAACCACCATCCTTCAAGTACCTACTTGGCACAAACGCTGAGGGTCAGGACATACTTAGTAGGATACTTTACGCAGCACCTATTGATGCTTCAGTCAGCATAATAACCGTTTTATCAGCTATAGTGATAGGTGGCTTACTAGGAATATTAGCTGGATACTATGGTGGGTGGATTGATGAGCTTATTAGTAGGATAACGGATGCGTTCTTATCAATACCAGGCTTAATACTGTTACTCGCATTAACAATACTTATAGGTTCAGGGTACTTCCAATCAATGATGGCTTTAATAATAGTTTGGTGGCCGATATACGCTAGGTTATCTAGGGCTCAGACACTCTCAATAAAGAGTAGGTACTTCATTGATTCAGCTAGGTTATCTGGGTTAGGTGATTTTTGGATACTGATGAGGCATGTTTTCCCAAACATAATAGATCCTGTCCTCGCCTACGCCACCTTAGACTTTGGTAATGTGATATTAACCTACGCCACCTTAGGCTTCCTAGGTATTGGCATTAAGCCACCAACGCCGGAATGGGGTGAGATGGTTAGTGCTGGGTTAAATGAATTACCAGCTTACTGGTGGACTTCAATATTCCCAGGCCTAGTGATAACGATAATTGCCCTTAGCTTCGCACTGGTTGGTGATGGTTTACAGGATATTTTAGTGGGTAGGATAAACTATTGA
- a CDS encoding ABC transporter ATP-binding protein: MVLLEVRGLSVIYRTLFGTVKALDDVSFTLDKGESIAVVGESGSGKSTLALAISRLLPPNARYVSGEVLFDGINLVKLPQSKLRMIRGTGIFMVFQEPANSLNPVYKIRDQLIEAVRVRMIKSGEAFDEGKALKEIISTLRDVRIPDPEIIIDRYPHQLSGGQIQRVMIAMGLLMRPRLYIADEPTSALDVTVQAQILKLLKDLKSEYNLSIIFITHDLAVASVIGDRIMVMYAGQIVEEGNIDDVVTKPYHPYTQGLLGSLPRISKHEGKLPIIGGSVPSLINPPSGCRFHPRCPYATDTCIKVVPQLKITDNRRVRCHLYA, from the coding sequence GTGGTATTGCTGGAAGTTAGAGGACTCAGTGTAATCTACAGGACTCTCTTCGGTACTGTTAAGGCGCTTGATGATGTTTCCTTCACACTGGATAAGGGGGAATCCATTGCAGTGGTTGGGGAAAGCGGTTCAGGTAAGTCAACGCTGGCTTTAGCCATAAGTAGGCTGCTTCCACCAAACGCTAGGTACGTGAGCGGGGAGGTTTTGTTTGATGGTATTAACCTAGTTAAGCTTCCGCAAAGTAAACTGAGGATGATTAGGGGGACAGGCATATTTATGGTTTTTCAAGAACCAGCGAACAGCCTTAACCCAGTGTATAAGATAAGGGATCAGTTAATTGAGGCAGTTAGAGTTAGGATGATTAAGAGCGGGGAAGCATTTGATGAGGGTAAGGCACTTAAGGAGATAATTAGCACATTAAGGGATGTGAGGATACCTGACCCCGAAATCATAATTGATAGGTATCCTCACCAGTTGAGTGGTGGGCAGATACAGAGAGTTATGATAGCTATGGGGCTATTGATGAGGCCTAGGCTATACATAGCTGATGAACCAACCTCAGCACTAGACGTTACCGTGCAGGCTCAGATACTTAAGTTGCTTAAGGACTTAAAGAGTGAGTATAACTTGTCAATAATATTCATAACCCATGATCTAGCCGTTGCCTCGGTAATAGGGGATAGGATAATGGTAATGTATGCTGGGCAAATTGTTGAGGAGGGGAACATAGATGATGTGGTGACTAAACCATACCACCCATATACCCAGGGCTTATTAGGCAGTTTACCGAGGATCAGTAAGCATGAGGGTAAGTTACCGATAATAGGTGGATCAGTGCCCAGCTTAATTAATCCACCTAGTGGTTGTAGATTCCACCCAAGGTGCCCATATGCCACTGATACTTGCATTAAGGTTGTTCCACAGCTTAAGATTACTGATAATAGGAGAGTGAGGTGCCACCTCTATGCCTGA
- a CDS encoding ABC transporter substrate-binding protein, with the protein MSLAIGNGNVGVSRGVLAAVVVAVVVVALAGGLVGYYVTHPPTKTVTVVSSTATTVTTTTAVTSTVTTSTATTVTTTTSTATTVTATAVTTTTTSTTATVTTTTVPPPPMPQTVQILEVPPSEVPQYLQTDEIDLYLNPFVIPPNVFSQLSTISGVVLVSPALTGADDLLFNPYPSNTTFNPFAYWQFRFLMNYLVDRSYAVSQVFHGLASPMLAWPSVFGMDSYMLIFPDIVKYNIHFNPSYVNQSIFALFNKINATDPIWHGRILYVSGKWYYISPNSTTPKPVTITLFIRNDDPYRYAMGEAFASELQSLGFTTNIELGPGSTAIPAVYGSNPASMTWQVYTEGWSITPEPWDTGAGASFCASWTTDMPGWQTSGYWQYTNSTIDSLTYQVAIGNFTSMGQFINISKITLFDCFQQAVRVWQVANRFPYPALSSVQNYMPSVFGLEWPLGVKFAYSTLHPDTLKVGMRHVTVQDWNTYNWYIQVWVYDVDVIQGWIGDPFYYYNPFNGLPMPLRGSWSVEMSPNGSAVFPVPANAVVWNATLRKWVNVGSGHYAKDVVRFYFNGTWLGQYWQDGQPISMADVIFYYYTWFDLYATTTTGAPDLGPNQAAASDIGSALSSEIPAIAGLQFFPNGTVVVYGNYWFPIPAFVASFYAPGFPTFANPWPIQAVQLYAYAQGKYAFSTGESESLKIPQLDLRSPSVNAYLAGVLENWTKTGYIWDNGSWAIINGYNFLGPNATATAIKAYEDALNFYNTYGNLFISNGPYILKNIVTVSPQSATLVKWSGYPYNYTYWFNQIYAKLGVTTMPPGGNLVPSVILVTPSNMTVGQPATFTITTYDPAGIPEAYVYLVSPSGVVVFSGEYNGTVSGTAGTITFTIPASVTSTLTPGTYSLWVLYYTSIVAIPAQYQTTIIVSS; encoded by the coding sequence ATGTCACTGGCAATAGGAAATGGGAATGTTGGTGTGTCTAGGGGTGTTTTGGCTGCTGTGGTTGTGGCTGTTGTTGTGGTTGCTTTGGCTGGTGGTTTGGTGGGTTATTATGTTACTCATCCACCGACTAAAACAGTCACGGTAGTATCCTCAACAGCAACCACAGTAACCACCACAACAGCAGTAACATCAACAGTAACAACATCAACAGCCACAACAGTAACCACCACAACAAGCACAGCAACAACAGTAACAGCAACCGCAGTAACAACAACAACTACAAGCACTACAGCAACAGTAACCACTACTACTGTTCCTCCACCACCAATGCCTCAGACTGTTCAAATACTAGAAGTGCCACCAAGTGAAGTGCCTCAGTATCTGCAGACTGATGAAATTGACTTGTATTTGAATCCCTTCGTTATTCCGCCTAATGTTTTCTCTCAATTGTCTACTATTTCTGGTGTTGTTTTGGTTTCTCCTGCTTTAACTGGTGCTGATGATTTACTGTTTAACCCATATCCAAGTAATACTACGTTTAACCCCTTTGCTTATTGGCAGTTTAGGTTCCTTATGAATTACCTTGTGGATAGGAGTTATGCTGTTAGTCAGGTTTTCCATGGTTTAGCCTCACCAATGCTTGCCTGGCCGTCAGTGTTCGGCATGGATAGTTACATGTTAATATTCCCAGATATTGTTAAGTATAATATTCACTTTAACCCAAGTTACGTTAACCAGTCAATATTTGCATTATTCAATAAGATTAATGCCACTGACCCAATTTGGCATGGTAGGATACTTTACGTTAGTGGGAAGTGGTACTATATTTCACCAAACTCTACCACACCTAAGCCAGTAACCATTACGTTATTCATTAGGAATGATGACCCATACAGGTATGCCATGGGTGAGGCATTCGCCAGTGAGTTACAGAGCCTAGGCTTCACCACTAATATTGAGCTTGGGCCAGGTTCAACAGCAATACCTGCAGTATACGGTAGTAACCCAGCCAGTATGACTTGGCAGGTTTACACTGAGGGCTGGTCAATTACACCAGAACCATGGGATACTGGTGCCGGTGCAAGCTTCTGCGCATCATGGACAACTGACATGCCAGGCTGGCAGACATCTGGCTACTGGCAGTACACTAACTCCACTATTGATTCATTAACGTACCAAGTAGCCATAGGTAACTTCACCTCAATGGGTCAATTCATTAACATATCAAAGATAACGCTCTTCGATTGCTTCCAGCAGGCTGTTAGGGTTTGGCAAGTAGCCAATAGGTTCCCATACCCAGCATTATCATCAGTGCAGAACTACATGCCCAGTGTCTTCGGCCTAGAGTGGCCTCTTGGCGTTAAATTCGCCTACTCAACACTGCATCCTGACACGCTTAAGGTTGGTATGCGTCATGTTACAGTGCAGGACTGGAATACTTATAATTGGTATATACAGGTTTGGGTATATGATGTTGATGTTATTCAAGGCTGGATCGGTGACCCATTCTACTACTATAACCCGTTCAATGGCTTACCAATGCCACTTAGGGGTTCTTGGAGTGTTGAGATGAGTCCAAATGGTTCAGCAGTATTCCCAGTACCAGCCAATGCAGTGGTCTGGAATGCCACGCTTAGGAAGTGGGTTAATGTTGGTTCAGGCCACTACGCTAAGGATGTTGTACGCTTCTACTTCAATGGTACTTGGTTAGGGCAGTATTGGCAGGATGGTCAACCAATAAGCATGGCTGACGTCATATTCTACTACTACACTTGGTTCGACCTATACGCAACAACAACCACTGGGGCACCAGATCTAGGTCCCAATCAAGCTGCAGCCAGTGATATTGGTTCAGCATTATCATCAGAAATCCCAGCAATAGCCGGCTTACAATTCTTCCCCAACGGTACCGTGGTGGTTTATGGTAATTACTGGTTCCCAATACCGGCATTTGTTGCATCATTCTATGCCCCAGGATTCCCAACATTCGCTAATCCATGGCCAATTCAGGCTGTTCAACTTTACGCCTATGCACAAGGTAAGTACGCCTTCTCAACTGGTGAGTCTGAGTCACTTAAGATTCCTCAGCTTGATTTAAGGAGTCCAAGTGTTAACGCCTACTTAGCTGGTGTGCTTGAGAATTGGACTAAGACTGGTTACATTTGGGATAATGGCTCATGGGCTATTATTAATGGTTACAACTTCCTAGGCCCTAACGCCACTGCAACAGCCATTAAGGCTTATGAGGATGCCTTAAACTTCTATAACACCTACGGTAACTTATTCATAAGTAATGGCCCATACATACTGAAGAATATTGTAACGGTATCACCACAGTCAGCAACACTAGTAAAGTGGAGCGGCTACCCATACAACTACACCTACTGGTTCAATCAAATATATGCTAAACTAGGCGTAACCACAATGCCACCAGGAGGAAACCTAGTACCTAGCGTTATTTTGGTTACACCAAGCAATATGACTGTCGGGCAACCGGCAACATTTACAATAACAACATACGACCCAGCAGGTATACCTGAGGCCTACGTTTACTTAGTATCACCAAGTGGTGTAGTGGTGTTCTCAGGGGAGTATAATGGTACTGTAAGCGGAACAGCTGGCACGATAACGTTTACAATACCGGCAAGCGTAACAAGCACACTAACACCAGGAACATACTCACTATGGGTATTATACTACACAAGTATAGTGGCAATACCAGCGCAGTATCAGACTACCATAATTGTAAGCTCTTAA
- a CDS encoding ABC transporter permease, with the protein MGLLRALTIRLINLVIVLLVVLIVIAAVLSGPASQILKSNIEREASEQVAALMLHHPMTPAQADQLRQKLISQLETAYGLNQPVFLRVFFILYNILSFNWGFSYFPNSYGVPSGRVVSIIMSALPGTVILDTLGIMLSAVIGIWLGLRAALKYGTLYDRAVTYYGAVDNGIPQWWVGILMILVFAVDLRLMHSPITFPYGGIVSSQYYNMWLYNPFKALVTPSILIDLLYHMVLPMVTVLVVNVGGWAYFARSIVLNIAREDYVFFAKVKGLPQGHIVNRYIMRPAMPQILTSIFITIPFVLFGGFLLTEAVFHWWGLGYVLNIAIVGVPSPDMPVILAVTYMSTLLYIILVFILEILYYVLDPRIRESAGG; encoded by the coding sequence ATGGGTTTACTCAGGGCCTTAACGATAAGGCTAATTAACCTAGTTATTGTACTACTCGTGGTTCTCATAGTAATTGCAGCTGTTTTATCTGGTCCAGCGTCGCAAATACTTAAGAGTAATATTGAAAGAGAAGCCAGTGAACAGGTTGCAGCCTTAATGCTCCATCACCCTATGACGCCTGCTCAGGCTGATCAATTAAGGCAGAAGCTCATTAGCCAATTGGAAACTGCTTATGGTTTAAATCAACCTGTCTTCCTGAGGGTGTTCTTCATACTTTACAATATACTGTCCTTTAACTGGGGCTTCTCTTACTTCCCCAATTCCTATGGTGTACCCTCAGGTAGGGTTGTATCAATAATAATGTCGGCGCTACCTGGGACAGTGATTCTTGATACCTTAGGTATAATGCTTAGTGCCGTTATTGGCATATGGCTTGGCTTAAGGGCCGCCTTAAAGTATGGCACTCTTTACGATAGGGCTGTAACCTACTACGGTGCTGTGGATAATGGTATTCCACAATGGTGGGTTGGTATATTAATGATACTGGTTTTCGCGGTGGATTTAAGACTAATGCACTCCCCAATAACATTCCCTTATGGAGGTATTGTGAGTAGCCAATACTACAACATGTGGCTTTATAATCCATTTAAGGCATTAGTAACCCCGTCAATACTCATTGATTTACTTTACCACATGGTATTACCCATGGTTACTGTACTAGTAGTTAATGTTGGTGGTTGGGCATATTTCGCTAGGTCAATAGTCCTCAATATAGCTAGGGAGGATTACGTGTTCTTCGCTAAGGTTAAGGGTCTTCCACAAGGTCACATAGTTAATAGGTATATTATGAGGCCTGCAATGCCGCAGATATTGACTAGCATATTCATAACAATACCATTCGTGCTCTTCGGCGGATTCCTGCTTACTGAAGCGGTTTTCCATTGGTGGGGATTGGGTTATGTCCTTAACATAGCCATAGTTGGTGTACCATCACCAGACATGCCGGTTATATTAGCCGTAACCTACATGTCTACGTTACTTTACATAATCCTAGTATTCATACTTGAGATACTCTACTATGTGCTTGATCCAAGGATAAGGGAAAGCGCAGGTGGTTAA